The Daucus carota subsp. sativus chromosome 2, DH1 v3.0, whole genome shotgun sequence genome includes a window with the following:
- the LOC108206794 gene encoding homeobox-leucine zipper protein HDG5 isoform X2: MYGDCQVMSNMGSGGNGAILPSDSFFSSQIQNPNFNFMSNMPFTHVYPSFLPKEDGLPTLKRGKEEMESGSGGSEQIEGGLSGNEQDTAQQPPSKKKRYHRHTAHQIQEMESLFRECPHPDDKQRMKLSQDLGLKPRQVKFWFQNRRTQMKAQQDRADNSVLRTENDNLKSENYRLQAALRNIICPDCGGPAMLGDMSFDAQQLRIENARLKEEVCSLLARYNGRAMQAVGPAAPPLSPSLELDMSFYPRPFDQDSLGNCTSMFPVPLMPENSSQFPGAGGLLIMDQEKALALELALSSVDEIVKMCHTAEPLWIQMSDGKEVLNVEEYNKMFPWPMRLGQLPSEQLRTEASRDTAVVIINSITLVDAFLDADKWVEMFPSIISRARTLQVIASGASGNANGSLHLMYAEIQVPSPLVPTREAHFLRYCHQNVEEGTWVIVDFPLESLQDYSYPPSFPIYKRRPSGCIIQDMPNGYSRVTWVEHVEVEDKPVHQIFNQFVNSGLAFGAQRWLAVLRRQCERLASLMARNISDLGVISSPEARTNLMNLAQRMIRTFCVSLSSSSGQSWTALSDCPEDTIRITTTKATEPGHPNGLILSAVSTTWLPYSHHQVFDLLRDERSRAQMEVLSNGYSLNEVAHIANGSHPGNCISLLRINVASNSSQTVEFMLQESCTDESGSIVAYTTLDVDAVQLAMNGEDPSCIPILPLGFVIVPVNQNNGIATQDPGCLLTIGLQVLASTVPNAKLNLSSVTAINNHICNTIHQINTALSGASTSGCHDSSGLIGGRSSAESPSGMQKKESVSTSRESQ; this comes from the exons ATGTATGGAGATTGTCAAGTGATGTCAAACATGGGTTCAGGAGGAAATGGTGCAATTCTTCCCTCAGATTCATTCTTCTCTTCGCAGATTCAGAACCCTAATTTCAACTTCATGTCCAACATGCCATTTACTCATGTTTACCCTTCTTTTCTTCCT AAGGAAGATGGACTGCCAACACTGAAGAGGGGGAAGGAGGAGATGGAAAGTGGTTCCGGTGGTAGCGAACAGATTGAAGGAGGACTCTCCGGCAATGAGCAAGACACTGCACAACAGCCTCCGTCGAAGAAGAAGCGCTACCACAGGCACACCGCCCATCAGATCCAAGAAATGGAATC GCTGTTTAGAGAATGCCCACACCCGGATGACAAGCAAAGGATGAAACTAAGCCAAGACTTAGGCCTCAAACCGAGACAAGTGAAGTTTTGGTTTCAAAACCGTCGAACCCAAATGAAG GCACAGCAGGACCGAGCTGATAATTCTGTACTCAGGACTGAGAATGATAATTTAAAGAGCGAAAATTATCGACTCCAGGCTGCATTAAGGAACATCATATGTCCTGATTGTGGAGGTCCGGCTATGCTTGGGGACATGAGTTTTGATGCTCAACAACTTCGCATTGAGAATGCCAGGCTCAAAGAGGAG GTTTGTAGTCTTCTCGCACGATACAATGGGCGTGCAATGCAAGCAGTAGGACCAGCAGCTCCTCCTCTTTCCCCGTCCCTGGAACTCGACATGAGTTTCTATCCGAGGCCATTCGATCAGGACTCACTAGGGAACTGCACATCCATGTTTCCTGTCCCTCTGATGCCCGAAAACTCGTCCCAATTTCCGGGTGCGGGCGGGCTTCTGATCATGGATCAAGAGAAGGCTCTTGCACTGGAACTGGCATTGTCGTCCGTGGATGAAATAGTGAAGATGTGTCACACTGCTGAGCCTCTCTGGATTCAGATGAGCGACGGAAAAGAAGTGCTTAATGTGGAAGAGTACAACAAGATGTTCCCGTGGCCAATGAGGCTCGGGCAGCTCCCAAGTGAGCAGCTGAGGACTGAAGCCTCGCGCGACACTGCTGTCGTTATCATCAACAGTATCACTTTGGTTGATGCATTTCTTGATGCT GATAAGTGGGTGGAAATGTTTCCTTCCATTATATCGAGAGCAAGAACTCTCCAAGTAATTGCATCCGGGGCTTCTGGCAATGCGAATGGCTCTCTTCATCTC ATGTACGCAGAAATTCAAGTACCATCACCTCTGGTGCCCACAAGAGAAGCCCATTTTCTGCGCTACTGCCACCAAAATGTGGAGGAGGGGACTTGGGTTATAGTTGATTTTCCCCTTGAAAGCCTCCAAGATTATAGCTATCCGCCTTCGTTTCCGATATACAAGAGAAGGCCTTCTGGTTGCATCATTCAAGATATGCCGAATGGATACTCAAGG GTTACATGGGTTGAGCATGTGGAGGTTGAGGATAAACCAGTGCATCAAATCTTCAACCAGTTTGTGAACTCTGGCTTGGCGTTTGGAGCACAGCGTTGGTTAGCTGTCCTAAGGAGACAATGCGAGAGGCTTGCTAGCCTCATGGCGCGGAATATATCTGACCTTGGAG TGATATCATCTCCGGAAGCAAGAACAAACTTGATGAATCTGGCTCAAAGGATGATACGAACATTTTGTGTTAGCCTAAGCAGTTCAAGTGGGCAGTCATGGACAGCTCTTTCAGATTGTCCCGAGGACACTATCAGAATAACTACAACAAAAGCCACAGAGCCTGGACACCCCAATGGTTTGATTCTCAGTGCTGTATCTACTACCTGGCTGCCATATTCTCATCATCAAGTCTTTGATCTCTTAAGGGACGAACGCAGCAGAGCTCAG ATGGAAGTCCTCTCCAATGGATATTCTTTGAATGAGGTGGCTCATATTGCAAATGGCTCTCATCCCGGAAATTGCATTTCTCTCCTTCGCATAAAT GTAGCAAGCAACTCATCACAAACTGTGGAGTTCATGCTGCAGGAGAGCTGCACAGACGAATCTGGAAGTATAGTTGCCTACACCACCCTCGATGTAGATGCTGTTCAACTAGCAATGAATGGTGAAGATCCATCCTGCATTCCCATCCTCCCACTTGGATTTGTCATCGTCCCAGTGAACCAAAACAATGGCATTGCTACTCAAGACCCTGGCTGTCTCCTCACAATAGGCCTCCAAGTTCTCGCCAGCACAGTCCCAAATGCAAAGCTCAACCTCTCAAGTGTCACTGCTATTAACAATCACATCTGCAACACAATTCACCAAATCAACACCGCGCTCAGTGGTGCCAGCACAAGTGGATGCCATGACAGCAGCGGCCTCATAGGGGGAAGATCATCCGCAGAATCACCATCTGGGATGCAAAAGAAAGAGTCTGTCAGCACCTCTAGGGAAAGCCAGTAA
- the LOC108208444 gene encoding protein STRICTOSIDINE SYNTHASE-LIKE 11: MYKMISIFGFMITTIMLFVSSVVSQPRISFTKILLPPNTTSPESVAVDRRGNGPYVTLADGRVLKWLGPDFGFMDFATTSPDRTKDVCDGTLNPDLIFQCGRPLGFSFDTQTDNLYIVDGVLGLYVVGPNGGQATRLASSAEGITFRFLNGVDVDTFTGIVYFTSSSTTYDIRNITQPGFQPDKSGRLLKYDPSTKQVTVLLRQLYVPIGPAVSLDGSFLVFSEYGNKRILRYWLKGLRANTVEVLFTVPGYPSKIKRTSIGDFWVPVNIINPATFIATPMGFRFNSFGTVVQKVDFSSQYANQNITVLNEQNGVLRVGCRTVNFIGIYSP; this comes from the exons ATGTATAAAATGATCAGTATTTTCGGGTTTATGATCACTACTATTATGTTGTTTGTTTCTTCTGTTGTATCTCAGCCAAGAATATCCTTTACCAAAATTCTTCTCCCGCCAAACACAACAAGTCCAGAGTCTGTTGCTGTGGATCGGAGAGGAAACGGACCTTATGTTACTCTTGCAGACGGCAGGGTTCTCAAATGGCTAGGTCCGGATTTCGGTTTCATGGACTTTGCCACAACTTCGCCTGATAG GACGAAAGATGTTTGTGATGGCACGCTCAACCCGGACCTGATATTTCAATGCGGGAGGCCTCTGGGATTTAGTTTCGACACACAAACAGATAACCTCTATATTGTGGATGGTGTACTTGGTCTTTATGTCGTCGGTCCCAATGGAGGACAAGCGACACGACTAGCTTCATCGGCGGAAGGCATTACTTTTCGCTTCCTCAATGGTGTTGATGTCGATACATTTACCGGAATTGTTTACTTCACTAGCTCTTCGACTACTTACGACATAAG AAACATTACACAACCAGGTTTTCAACCGGACAAAAGTGGTCGCCTGCTAAAATATGATCCAAGCACAAAACAGGTGACTGTGTTATTACGTCAATTGTACGTGCCAATCGGACCAGCAGTGAGCCTAGACGGGTCATTTCTGGTGTTTTCAGAATATGGTAATAAAAGAATTTTAAGGTATTGGCTCAAAGGTTTACGAGCAAATACAGTTGAAGTTCTATTCACCGTTCCTGGATATCCAAGTAAAATAAAGAGAACTTCGATCGGAGATTTTTGGGTGCCTGTGAATATTATCAACCCGGCAACATTTATTGCCACGCCAATGGGATTCAGATTTAATAGTTTCGGCACGGTGGTTCAGAAAGTGGATTTCAGTTCTCAATATGCTAATCAGAATATCACTGTACTCAACGAGCAGAATGGAGTTTTACGTGTTGGTTGTCGTACCGTTAATTTCATTGGGATATATAGCCCTTAG
- the LOC108207830 gene encoding AP2-like ethylene-responsive transcription factor ANT, with protein sequence MSSSESELSPARHPVCTLEGENLMNNCAKRRRSPLLACLNSEQQPHAAAQLLDQPDATPATSTINRSPKFRGFSRQYHNGRCESRVGWVFGKKYIYLGTGGTREEAGHAYDIAAAECREINDATNFDVKTNIRWLRSGANSVCSQVTETLNSQAIPSTSDVEVNQNEETEFSFNTIPLKKEIAWGFPRKQDCIQQKKQSYSSNKSSQTALGILLQSSMFKKLVEKNMIDEIEENERKKLKVQSDEHKKEIVV encoded by the exons ATGAGCTCTAGTGAATCTGAGTTGAGCCCTGCGAGGCACCCTGTTTGTACGTTGGAAGGTGAAAATTTGATGAATAACTGCGCGAAGAGACGAAGATCTCCTCTGCTGGCTTGTCTAAATTCAGAGCAGCAACCACATGCGGCGGCGCAACTTCTTGATCAGCCTGATGCTACCCCTGCTACTAGTACTATCAACAGAAGTCCAAAGTTTCGCGGTTTCAGCAG GCAGTATCACAATGGTAGATGTGAATCAAGAGTTGGATGGGTGTTCGGAAAGAAATACATTTACCTTGGTACTGGCG GTACCCGGGAGGAAGCTGGTCATGCTTATGACATTGCAGCAGCCGAATGCAGAGAAATCAATGACGCAACAAATTTCGACGTGAAGACAAATATCAGGTGGCTCAGATCAGGTGCTAATTCAGTCTGTTCTCAAGTTACAGAAACATTGAACTCTCAAGCTATACCTTCCACCTCAGATGTCGAAGTAAATCAAAATGAAGAGACTGAATTCTCTTTCAATACTATTCCCTTGAAGAAAGAAATAGCCTGGGGATTTCCTCGGAAACAAGATTGCATCCAACAAAAGAAGCAGAGTTACTCTTCTAACAAGTCATCACAAACAGCACTGGGCATCCTCCTCCAATCTTCCATGTTTAAAAAGCTGGTGGAGAAAAATATGATTGATGAAATCgaagaaaatgaaagaaaaaagtTGAAAGTACAATCTGACGAGCACAAAAAAGAAATCGTGGTATGA
- the LOC108206794 gene encoding homeobox-leucine zipper protein HDG5 isoform X1: MYGDCQVMSNMGSGGNGAILPSDSFFSSQIQNPNFNFMSNMPFTHVYPSFLPKEDGLPTLKRGKEEMESGSGGSEQIEGGLSGNEQDTAQQPPSKKKRYHRHTAHQIQEMESLFRECPHPDDKQRMKLSQDLGLKPRQVKFWFQNRRTQMKAQQDRADNSVLRTENDNLKSENYRLQAALRNIICPDCGGPAMLGDMSFDAQQLRIENARLKEEFEKVCSLLARYNGRAMQAVGPAAPPLSPSLELDMSFYPRPFDQDSLGNCTSMFPVPLMPENSSQFPGAGGLLIMDQEKALALELALSSVDEIVKMCHTAEPLWIQMSDGKEVLNVEEYNKMFPWPMRLGQLPSEQLRTEASRDTAVVIINSITLVDAFLDADKWVEMFPSIISRARTLQVIASGASGNANGSLHLMYAEIQVPSPLVPTREAHFLRYCHQNVEEGTWVIVDFPLESLQDYSYPPSFPIYKRRPSGCIIQDMPNGYSRVTWVEHVEVEDKPVHQIFNQFVNSGLAFGAQRWLAVLRRQCERLASLMARNISDLGVISSPEARTNLMNLAQRMIRTFCVSLSSSSGQSWTALSDCPEDTIRITTTKATEPGHPNGLILSAVSTTWLPYSHHQVFDLLRDERSRAQMEVLSNGYSLNEVAHIANGSHPGNCISLLRINVASNSSQTVEFMLQESCTDESGSIVAYTTLDVDAVQLAMNGEDPSCIPILPLGFVIVPVNQNNGIATQDPGCLLTIGLQVLASTVPNAKLNLSSVTAINNHICNTIHQINTALSGASTSGCHDSSGLIGGRSSAESPSGMQKKESVSTSRESQ, translated from the exons ATGTATGGAGATTGTCAAGTGATGTCAAACATGGGTTCAGGAGGAAATGGTGCAATTCTTCCCTCAGATTCATTCTTCTCTTCGCAGATTCAGAACCCTAATTTCAACTTCATGTCCAACATGCCATTTACTCATGTTTACCCTTCTTTTCTTCCT AAGGAAGATGGACTGCCAACACTGAAGAGGGGGAAGGAGGAGATGGAAAGTGGTTCCGGTGGTAGCGAACAGATTGAAGGAGGACTCTCCGGCAATGAGCAAGACACTGCACAACAGCCTCCGTCGAAGAAGAAGCGCTACCACAGGCACACCGCCCATCAGATCCAAGAAATGGAATC GCTGTTTAGAGAATGCCCACACCCGGATGACAAGCAAAGGATGAAACTAAGCCAAGACTTAGGCCTCAAACCGAGACAAGTGAAGTTTTGGTTTCAAAACCGTCGAACCCAAATGAAG GCACAGCAGGACCGAGCTGATAATTCTGTACTCAGGACTGAGAATGATAATTTAAAGAGCGAAAATTATCGACTCCAGGCTGCATTAAGGAACATCATATGTCCTGATTGTGGAGGTCCGGCTATGCTTGGGGACATGAGTTTTGATGCTCAACAACTTCGCATTGAGAATGCCAGGCTCAAAGAGGAG TTTGAGAAGGTTTGTAGTCTTCTCGCACGATACAATGGGCGTGCAATGCAAGCAGTAGGACCAGCAGCTCCTCCTCTTTCCCCGTCCCTGGAACTCGACATGAGTTTCTATCCGAGGCCATTCGATCAGGACTCACTAGGGAACTGCACATCCATGTTTCCTGTCCCTCTGATGCCCGAAAACTCGTCCCAATTTCCGGGTGCGGGCGGGCTTCTGATCATGGATCAAGAGAAGGCTCTTGCACTGGAACTGGCATTGTCGTCCGTGGATGAAATAGTGAAGATGTGTCACACTGCTGAGCCTCTCTGGATTCAGATGAGCGACGGAAAAGAAGTGCTTAATGTGGAAGAGTACAACAAGATGTTCCCGTGGCCAATGAGGCTCGGGCAGCTCCCAAGTGAGCAGCTGAGGACTGAAGCCTCGCGCGACACTGCTGTCGTTATCATCAACAGTATCACTTTGGTTGATGCATTTCTTGATGCT GATAAGTGGGTGGAAATGTTTCCTTCCATTATATCGAGAGCAAGAACTCTCCAAGTAATTGCATCCGGGGCTTCTGGCAATGCGAATGGCTCTCTTCATCTC ATGTACGCAGAAATTCAAGTACCATCACCTCTGGTGCCCACAAGAGAAGCCCATTTTCTGCGCTACTGCCACCAAAATGTGGAGGAGGGGACTTGGGTTATAGTTGATTTTCCCCTTGAAAGCCTCCAAGATTATAGCTATCCGCCTTCGTTTCCGATATACAAGAGAAGGCCTTCTGGTTGCATCATTCAAGATATGCCGAATGGATACTCAAGG GTTACATGGGTTGAGCATGTGGAGGTTGAGGATAAACCAGTGCATCAAATCTTCAACCAGTTTGTGAACTCTGGCTTGGCGTTTGGAGCACAGCGTTGGTTAGCTGTCCTAAGGAGACAATGCGAGAGGCTTGCTAGCCTCATGGCGCGGAATATATCTGACCTTGGAG TGATATCATCTCCGGAAGCAAGAACAAACTTGATGAATCTGGCTCAAAGGATGATACGAACATTTTGTGTTAGCCTAAGCAGTTCAAGTGGGCAGTCATGGACAGCTCTTTCAGATTGTCCCGAGGACACTATCAGAATAACTACAACAAAAGCCACAGAGCCTGGACACCCCAATGGTTTGATTCTCAGTGCTGTATCTACTACCTGGCTGCCATATTCTCATCATCAAGTCTTTGATCTCTTAAGGGACGAACGCAGCAGAGCTCAG ATGGAAGTCCTCTCCAATGGATATTCTTTGAATGAGGTGGCTCATATTGCAAATGGCTCTCATCCCGGAAATTGCATTTCTCTCCTTCGCATAAAT GTAGCAAGCAACTCATCACAAACTGTGGAGTTCATGCTGCAGGAGAGCTGCACAGACGAATCTGGAAGTATAGTTGCCTACACCACCCTCGATGTAGATGCTGTTCAACTAGCAATGAATGGTGAAGATCCATCCTGCATTCCCATCCTCCCACTTGGATTTGTCATCGTCCCAGTGAACCAAAACAATGGCATTGCTACTCAAGACCCTGGCTGTCTCCTCACAATAGGCCTCCAAGTTCTCGCCAGCACAGTCCCAAATGCAAAGCTCAACCTCTCAAGTGTCACTGCTATTAACAATCACATCTGCAACACAATTCACCAAATCAACACCGCGCTCAGTGGTGCCAGCACAAGTGGATGCCATGACAGCAGCGGCCTCATAGGGGGAAGATCATCCGCAGAATCACCATCTGGGATGCAAAAGAAAGAGTCTGTCAGCACCTCTAGGGAAAGCCAGTAA